One Pseudoalteromonas espejiana DSM 9414 DNA window includes the following coding sequences:
- the maiA gene encoding maleylacetoacetate isomerase, protein MKLYSYFRSSAAYRVRIALNLKNIEHDIEFVNLLKSEQLAQPYLDKNVQGLLPALETDEGVLAQSLAILEWLDESYPQTPLIYGNAWQKAQIRNISYAVACDIHPVNNLRVLKYLTNELGVDEQAKTAWYKHWVELGFEKIELTLSDTSDFCVGNTPTLADICLVPQVFNALRFNVDMAAYPKIAAIYERCNAITAFSDAAPHNQRDAL, encoded by the coding sequence ATGAAACTATATAGTTATTTTCGCTCATCGGCTGCGTATCGCGTACGTATTGCGCTTAATTTAAAAAATATTGAGCACGATATCGAGTTTGTTAACCTGCTTAAATCTGAACAACTTGCACAGCCCTATCTTGATAAAAATGTACAAGGGCTACTACCTGCACTTGAAACAGACGAAGGCGTATTAGCGCAATCTTTGGCTATTTTAGAATGGTTAGATGAAAGCTACCCACAAACGCCGTTAATTTATGGTAATGCATGGCAAAAAGCGCAAATACGTAATATTAGTTATGCCGTGGCATGCGATATTCACCCAGTAAATAACTTACGCGTGCTTAAATATTTAACCAATGAGTTAGGTGTTGATGAGCAAGCTAAAACTGCATGGTATAAACATTGGGTTGAGCTTGGTTTTGAAAAAATTGAATTAACGCTAAGTGACACCAGTGACTTTTGCGTAGGTAATACCCCAACGCTCGCTGATATATGTTTAGTTCCGCAGGTATTTAATGCGCTGCGTTTTAATGTTGATATGGCTGCTTATCCTAAAATAGCAGCCATTTATGAGCGATGTAATGCAATAACTGCTTTTAGTGACGCAGCACCGCACAATCAGCGCGATGCGCTTTAG
- a CDS encoding TIGR02647 family protein, translating into MQFNQIMIDEFTLLAKFPRDSKMQGIKLHSDAQPNLLSAAQRLFDKGVIDSPDGGYLTDLGLDLIEHVSVIHSALKS; encoded by the coding sequence ATGCAATTTAATCAAATAATGATAGATGAATTTACGTTATTAGCTAAGTTTCCTCGAGATAGCAAAATGCAGGGCATAAAATTACATTCAGATGCACAGCCAAATTTGTTAAGTGCAGCACAAAGGTTATTTGATAAAGGCGTTATAGATAGCCCAGATGGCGGCTATTTAACCGATCTAGGCCTTGATTTAATTGAGCATGTAAGTGTTATACACAGTGCATTAAAAAGCTAA
- a CDS encoding diacylglycerol kinase family protein, producing MWAATSYLILALIFIFIGWEVNSVYFAIVFYWSALSLVLVSGAYIFNLAKIFRKRENGVIPFYIRWAFVPFLLGVQIYNAYSRKHDKVPPIQKINDHLFLACRLFPSDIDTLKENGITAILDVTCEFDGLEWSSTQENISYLNIPVLDHSVPTHSQLNQAINWIHHHIKEDRRVVVHCALGRGRSVFVMAAYLLSQNKDADVHQILAQIKETRETANLNKHQLRHLAKRHKKGELVIKNKAVLIANPVSGTKLWQDKEHLIVARLSAYYDLEVLTTSQEVNGIALAKQAIINKPDIIIACGGDGTVAEVASVVVNTQCKLGIIPMGTANALAHVLMGISSKIIPVEQACDLIIDGQTHTIDTAYCNDELMLLLAGIGYEQSMIEKADRDAKNKSGQLAYLNGFFQAFSEQRAQTLYVTLDDNQTQEVHTNSFIVANAAPFTTLLAQGGGQPDHEDGLLDINWLVPSEENTTSVLSIAELMFSSITQTQLAISSHHTNAKKVTITADEDIKYVLDGEVKTAKTLVIKIDPGSLKVISKEL from the coding sequence ATGTGGGCTGCAACGAGTTATTTAATTTTAGCGTTAATTTTTATTTTTATAGGCTGGGAGGTTAATTCGGTTTATTTTGCGATAGTGTTTTATTGGAGTGCGTTATCGTTAGTTCTTGTTAGTGGCGCTTACATATTTAACCTAGCCAAAATTTTTAGAAAACGAGAAAATGGTGTGATCCCTTTTTATATTCGTTGGGCATTTGTGCCTTTTTTATTGGGGGTGCAAATTTATAATGCGTATTCTCGTAAGCACGACAAAGTTCCGCCAATACAAAAAATTAATGACCACCTCTTTTTAGCGTGCCGGTTATTCCCATCAGATATAGACACGTTAAAAGAAAACGGCATAACGGCAATTTTAGATGTTACCTGTGAATTTGATGGCCTTGAGTGGAGCTCTACACAAGAAAACATTAGCTATTTAAATATTCCGGTGTTAGATCATAGCGTCCCTACGCACTCGCAGTTAAATCAGGCTATAAACTGGATTCATCATCACATTAAAGAAGACCGTCGCGTCGTAGTTCATTGTGCGCTAGGCAGAGGACGCTCTGTATTTGTAATGGCTGCTTACCTACTTAGCCAAAATAAAGATGCAGATGTACATCAAATACTTGCGCAAATTAAAGAAACTCGAGAAACCGCAAACCTTAACAAACACCAACTTCGCCATTTGGCTAAACGCCATAAAAAGGGCGAGCTGGTTATAAAAAACAAAGCGGTATTAATTGCAAACCCAGTATCGGGTACCAAACTGTGGCAAGACAAAGAGCACTTAATCGTTGCTCGTTTATCTGCCTATTATGATTTAGAAGTTTTGACTACTTCACAAGAGGTCAACGGGATAGCACTAGCTAAACAAGCCATTATTAATAAGCCAGATATAATAATTGCGTGTGGTGGCGACGGCACGGTTGCCGAGGTAGCAAGCGTTGTGGTTAATACGCAGTGTAAGCTTGGCATAATCCCTATGGGCACGGCAAACGCTTTGGCGCATGTACTTATGGGGATTAGCTCAAAAATAATACCGGTTGAACAAGCCTGCGATTTAATTATAGATGGACAAACTCATACCATAGACACCGCTTACTGTAACGACGAACTAATGCTGTTGTTAGCAGGTATTGGTTATGAACAATCAATGATAGAAAAAGCGGATAGAGACGCAAAAAATAAATCTGGGCAGCTTGCGTATTTAAACGGTTTTTTTCAGGCTTTTAGTGAACAAAGAGCCCAAACACTTTATGTCACTCTAGACGATAACCAAACACAAGAGGTGCACACCAACAGCTTTATAGTTGCCAATGCGGCTCCGTTTACTACATTACTAGCGCAAGGTGGCGGACAACCTGACCATGAAGATGGCTTATTAGATATAAATTGGCTAGTACCAAGTGAAGAAAACACAACCAGTGTGCTTAGTATTGCCGAGCTAATGTTTAGCAGTATTACTCAAACACAATTAGCTATTAGCTCGCATCATACTAATGCTAAAAAAGTAACCATAACGGCAGATGAAGACATAAAGTACGTGCTAGATGGTGAGGTGAAAACAGCTAAAACACTGGTTATTAAAATAGACCCAGGCTCGCTAAAGGTTATTAGCAAAGAGCTGTAA
- a CDS encoding DUF1496 domain-containing protein has protein sequence MRHIMVLFIFLIALTLAPSSYAKTLKTHSVIDANEIINRGDICWYDNKRYSEGALLQVQSFILVCAPSNPQHINSGLIWLKLDKKGKAVYPTKPKTITVN, from the coding sequence ATGCGCCATATTATGGTTTTATTTATATTTTTAATTGCGTTAACTTTAGCCCCTAGCAGCTATGCAAAAACGCTCAAAACGCATTCTGTTATTGACGCCAATGAGATTATTAATAGAGGTGATATATGTTGGTACGACAACAAACGTTATAGTGAAGGCGCGCTTTTGCAAGTACAGTCTTTTATTTTAGTTTGCGCCCCTAGTAACCCCCAGCATATTAACAGTGGGCTAATTTGGCTAAAATTAGATAAAAAAGGCAAGGCTGTTTATCCTACAAAACCCAAAACCATCACAGTGAATTAG
- the hmgA gene encoding homogentisate 1,2-dioxygenase, with protein MANELKYMTGFGNEFETEALPGALPIGQFSPQKVKYNLYTEQFSSTAFTAPRAANRRTWMYRLRPSVVQGDYRPIDNGLVRTAPITEAVTPPTMLRWSPIKIPTTKTDFIDGLITMAANGSANGQSGIGIHIYVANCSMQGRYFCNADGEMLFVPQQGELLLHTECGKLIVKPGEIAVIPRGIKFSVDLLNETARGYICENYGHAFELAERGPVGANGYANDRDFQYPIAAFEDKEGDFELVSKFNGNLFSCEIKHSPFDVVAWTGNSAPYKYDLSRFNVMNTVSFDHPDPSIFTVLTSPSATEGMANVDFVIFPPRWMVAENTFRPPYYHRNIMSEFMGLIEGVYDAKEHGFVPGGASLHNCMSPHGPEAEVFDKASNAELTPQKYENTLAFMFESRYIISPTKYALEGDERQANYTDCWQSITKQFTAKE; from the coding sequence ACGAGTTTGAAACCGAAGCGCTACCCGGAGCCCTCCCTATAGGGCAGTTTAGTCCTCAAAAGGTTAAATATAATTTATATACTGAACAATTTAGCTCTACTGCATTTACAGCTCCGCGTGCTGCAAATCGCCGTACCTGGATGTATCGATTGCGTCCTTCAGTGGTTCAAGGCGATTATCGCCCCATTGATAATGGCTTAGTAAGAACAGCACCAATTACAGAGGCTGTTACGCCACCAACAATGCTACGTTGGAGCCCAATTAAAATACCTACAACTAAAACTGACTTTATTGATGGCCTAATTACTATGGCTGCAAACGGCAGTGCTAATGGGCAATCGGGTATTGGTATTCATATTTATGTTGCAAACTGCTCTATGCAAGGCCGCTATTTTTGTAATGCCGATGGCGAAATGCTGTTTGTACCCCAACAGGGCGAATTGCTATTACACACTGAGTGCGGAAAGCTGATTGTTAAGCCTGGTGAAATTGCAGTAATCCCACGCGGGATAAAGTTTTCAGTTGATTTATTAAACGAAACTGCGCGTGGCTATATTTGTGAAAACTATGGCCATGCGTTCGAACTTGCAGAGCGTGGTCCCGTTGGCGCAAACGGGTATGCTAACGACAGAGACTTTCAGTACCCAATAGCTGCATTTGAAGATAAAGAAGGCGACTTTGAATTAGTTTCTAAATTTAATGGCAATTTATTTAGCTGCGAAATAAAGCACTCTCCTTTTGATGTAGTTGCATGGACAGGTAATAGCGCGCCTTATAAATACGATTTATCTCGTTTTAATGTAATGAATACAGTGAGCTTTGATCACCCAGATCCGTCTATTTTTACAGTGCTTACCTCGCCTTCAGCTACTGAGGGAATGGCAAATGTTGATTTTGTTATATTTCCGCCGCGCTGGATGGTAGCTGAAAATACTTTTCGCCCACCTTACTATCATCGAAATATTATGAGTGAGTTTATGGGCTTAATAGAAGGCGTATATGATGCTAAAGAGCACGGTTTTGTACCTGGAGGCGCAAGCTTACATAATTGCATGTCGCCACACGGGCCTGAAGCCGAGGTGTTCGACAAAGCATCTAACGCAGAGCTTACACCGCAAAAATATGAGAACACCCTCGCCTTTATGTTCGAATCTCGCTATATCATATCGCCGACCAAATACGCCCTTGAGGGAGACGAGCGCCAAGCAAATTACACTGATTGTTGGCAAAGCATTACAAAACAATTTACAGCTAAGGAATAG
- a CDS encoding VF530 family DNA-binding protein: MDNQPKNPLHGVTLEQILVELEQRLGFKAMGEQVNIKCFTDSPSIKSSLKFLRKTPWARDKVEALYLHTLSNKPLRRPKSAARPKHTNTPDTSGFVWPSIKK, translated from the coding sequence ATGGATAATCAACCTAAAAACCCTCTTCATGGGGTAACATTAGAACAAATTTTAGTAGAACTTGAACAACGCCTTGGTTTTAAAGCAATGGGCGAGCAAGTGAATATAAAATGCTTTACCGATTCACCAAGTATTAAATCGAGCTTAAAGTTTTTGCGTAAAACACCATGGGCACGCGATAAAGTAGAAGCGCTTTACCTTCATACTTTGAGTAACAAGCCACTGCGTAGGCCTAAAAGCGCAGCGCGTCCTAAACACACTAACACGCCTGATACGAGCGGTTTTGTTTGGCCATCGATTAAAAAGTAA